DNA from Gemmatimonadota bacterium:
TCGTCCTCGAAGCCCACCCGATCGGGCGAGGGCAGGTAGCGCTCCACATCCGCGCGGCCCAGCTCGCGATCGAAGGCGGCCAGCTCGCGCTCCGCGGCCTGCGACGCGTCGTCCGCCGTGGAATACACGATGTCCCCGGGCCGGCGCTCCTCCAGGCGGAGCTGACGCCGCACCGCCTCCGCAGCCTTGAACTCGTCCAGGACCGCCGGGAACCGGTAGGCCACGGTGCCATCCGCGCGCGGCGCCACGTCCGCCTCGAATTCGGCAGCGAGCCGCTCCAGCTCGCGCTGCACGAGCGCCGGCTCCACCGCGGTCTTGCCGATGCGCGCCTGCACGTGTGCCACGGCGTCCGGGAGCGCGATGGGGTCTCCGCGGCTCAGGGATTCCCCGTAGACCAGGCCGAGCAGCAGACGCCGCACGTTGCGACGCTCCCGCGCGCGATTCTCCCGGCGCACGCCCGCCCAGCGCAGCAGCGGGACGGACAGGAAGAGCAGGCTGAACACCACCGGCACGATCACGAGCCCGATCCAGGCCGCAGTCCCTCCGATCCCGAGCTGCGGGAAGATGAAGGCGGGCGCGGTGGCACCAGCGAGCAGGTTGAAGCCGCCGATGCCGGCGATCAGCGCGTCGGTCTTCTTCTCGTTGCCCGTCAGCTCGAGCGGGTACTCGAGCCGCTGCCACGCGGGGTTCGGCTCCGTGGCGCGCACGCCGCCGTGCGCGCTCGTCATCACCTCGGGGAAGACGTACACCAGCTCGCCGGATGTGGAGACAGCCGGCTCTCCGGCGTACGCGCCGAGCAGCCGCCCCATCTCCTCCTCCGCGGCGGGCCGCTCCAGCGCCGTGTGCTGCATCAGCTCCGCCGTGCTGATCGCGCCCTTCCGCGCCCGGATGAGGCGAAGCACGCTGCGGTCCAACTGGGCCTGCGTGGGCTCCGGCCGGTCCGGTCCGAACACGAACGCGAACACCTTCTTGTAGAACGGCACCCGGTCCTCACGGTCCAGGGTGCGCTCCCAGCGCCGCCCGTAGTACGGGCGTCCGATCCGCCAGCGCGGTGACCAGATCCAGTAGAGGAACCAGAGATTGCCCATGGGGAAGTGGCCGTGCGGTAGACCCCGGCCCCGACCGCGGCCCCCGCCGCGCTGATCGTCCCCCCGCGACAGCATCGCTGCGAGCGCGGCGAGCAGCAGTGCGACGAACACCACCAGGTAGACGACCAGCATGAGCACGATCCAGACCTTGAAGGCCTGGGAGACGAACGCGCGCACGGCGCGCCCGAGGCGCTGCAGCGCCGGCACGTGATCGCGCCGCAGGAGCCGGGGCTCGAACCGGTAGATGAGCTCTCCGGAGTCGGAGACCTCGAGATGGCCCTGGCGCGTCTCCAGCAGCGCGCGCAGGTCGGATTCGACCGCGTCGCGGGCCAGCCCGGTGGCCGCGACCACGTCTCCGACGGTGGCACGCCCGTCGAGCTCGCGCAGCGCGCGCACGACCTCGGGTGGGGCTGCAGCACGGGAGGGGGCCAGCTCGGTCGTGGGCGTCACGGCACGCGATCCGGAGGAAACGAGAGGATGCCTTCCGTACCCGTCCTTCGTTGGTGCGGTCCGGAGAATCCGGAGGATGCGGGAGGATGCCTTCGGTACCCGTCCGACCGTGGCGTGGTCCGGGATGCCGTCAGCGGCCCAGCAGCGCCTCGAAGTACAGGAGCGCGACGCCGCCGTGGACTCCACCCCCCACGGGACGGAAGTCGCAGCGGAGGTAGAAGGGACCCGCGCCGGCCGGGTCGTCGTACGCGTCGAGGCGCAGCGCGTCGGCGCCCAGCCGGGTCGCTGCCGTCCGGGCCGCCGCCATCAGGGCGGAACCCACGCCGCGCCGCTGCGCCTGCGGAGCGACCGCCACGTCCACGACGTACAGCGGCGCGCGCACGGGTGTGAACCGCGCCGGATCGATCGTGACCGGCTCGACCTCGGTGAGCCGCAGGCTCCCCACGACGCCCTGTCCGCTGCGGGCCACGAGCACCGTCGACATCTCGATGCCGCGCAACGCTGCCGTCTCGCTGGCGGCGCGTGACCAGGGGCCGCTGCCGTGGCGCGCGGTCAGATCGTCGGCGGCGGCGCGGGCGACGCGCGCGACGGCCCGGGCGTCCGCCTCGATCGCGCGGTCCACGACCACGTCGGTCGGCCCGAGGCCGGTGCGGTGCGTCTCCATCCGGAACGATGGTGTGGATGCCGCGCGCCGGGAAGGCATCCGGTCGGATGCGACCGGCGCGTCACTCCGCGCGCGCGGTCTCCGCCCGTCCGGAGTCTGCCGTCCGTGCACCCGCAGCGTCCTCCAGCACGGCCCGGATGCGTTCCCCTCCGCGCTGCACCCACCCGCGGAACTCCGTGGAGACATCGCGGTGGTCCGGCAGGTACGCGAGGAAGTCGTCGAGCGCGAATGTCCTGCGCGCGATCCCCGCACCCGCGGCCACGGCCTCGCGGGCGTTCCAGGCCTGTTCCACCTGGTTGCCGGTCGGCACCACCAGGACCGGCTTCCCGAGCCAGAGGGCCTCGGCCACCGACTCGAATCCGGCAGTGCCCACGAATCCCCGGCACGTGCGCATCAGCTCCAGGAAGCGTGTGTCCGACAGGCGGTGGAACGTCAGATTCGCGTGCGGCCTCTCCTCCTCGGGAGCGCCGGGCCGGTCCCAGAAGGCGTGGACGAGCACGTGTCGGTTGCGCTCGTGCCAGCGGGCGATCGCGTCCCCATAGCCGTCGTTGACGACGTAGACCAGGAGGTGATCGGCCGTCTCGACCGGCGCTTCGCGCACACGTCTCCGCAGCAGCGGAGGCACCACCCGCGTATGTGGCGTGGGGCCGTCCGGCAGGTCGCGGAAGGACAGGGCCAGCCGGGGCGTGGCGCCCGGCGCGGAGGCCCGGTTGAGCAGCCGGAACGTGGCGAGCTCGAGCGGTCGGAAGGGGGGTGCGGGCGTGCCGGGATGACCGAGCAGGTACTGGTGCGCCACCGAGACCACGGGGATCCGGCCGGACCCCAACGCCACGCCGCCCAGCGCATCGTAGAAGTTGACGACCAGATCCGGTCGCAGGTCCTCCACCTGTCCACGGATCCACTCCACCGCGCGGCGGTACGCGCCGGCGCGCGCCAGGTTGTAGAGCGTCGTGCGCGGTACCGACACCCCGGTGCGGTCCGGACCTGGAACCGTCAGGGGCGACGGGAAGCGCACCGGCTCCATCTGCATGCGCCGCGCAAAGTAGTCGGGAAGGGGTCGGCGCTCGCCGCCACCCACCAGCAGGCCGGTGACGTGGTGGCCGGCCTCCTCCAGGAGCTCCTTCAGGGCGAGCGCCTGGCTCAGATGGCCACGTCCTTCCCCCTGGACCACGAAGACGATGCGGTACGAGCCGTTGGACATGGAGGCGCGTGCCGGTGCCGGGGCGTGCGTGAAGGAGCGGGTTGCACCTGGAGCTTCGCGTCCGTCCGCGGCGGGCGGCAATGCGCGCGCCGCGGTTGCGGCACGATGGTGACGGGCCTGCGACGGGTCGGTTACGCCCGCCCGGTCCCGGCGGGGCCCGGAGCCCGCGGGGTGCGCCTCAGCAGCGGCCCTGGCGGTGGTCGGCCGGCCGACACGGCGGCTCGGCCGCTCCCCAGAATCCGAGTCCGCCGCTGCGGGCCCGCGTCTGGGCCGCGGTGAGAAGCTCGACGTAGCGGACGTTGGGCGGCACGGTGGTCACGAAGGCCACGCCCGACTCGACCAGCGCCAGGTTGACGAGCGTGCGCTCGCGCCAGACGTAGGCGAGCACGCGCCCGTATCGGTCGCGCTCGGCGACGTCGAGCTCCAGCAGGACCGTTGCTCCTTCGGGGGCCCACTGCGCCAGCGCCGCGGTGGCGTGCGCCCCGTAGGGCGTCTGCGTGCGTTCGGGTGCGTCGATGCCGATGAGACGGACGCGTTCGTCGTCGTCACAGACCAGCGTATCGCCGTCGACGATGCGCTCGACGAGGCAGGGGCGGGTCGGAGCGTCCGGTGCGGGGGCCGCCGGCCGCGTCTGCGCACCCAGCTCGACGGGACCCGCCAGCAGCACCAGCACGGCGAACCGCCGGAGTGCCCGGTGGGCGTCGCGCCCTCCGCGCGGGATCACGCGTCGGCGAGCCGGGTGAATCCGGTCGAGCGGGGATCGCGGGGTCTTCCTCCCGCCAGCTGATCCAGGAAGACACGCTCGCGCTCGCTCAGAGCCATCACGCCCCGCGCGGCCACGACCGCCAGCAACCGTTCCACCTCCTTGCGGTTCAACGGGTGCAGCTGGGCGAGGGGGATGCCCTGCCAGTGTTCGCGTTGCTCCCGCTGGCGCGCGAGCGGAGACGTGAACGTGGAGTTGGGGGCTTCGACCCTCCGGTTCTGGAGCTTCCGGCGGCGACGCCGCCGGCGCACGACGCCCACGACCAGCACGGCGGTCATGGACGCGATCAGCAACGAGAGGATCCAGATTCCGGTCATGGCCCTGCGTGAAGCGGGTGCGGAGGCCGCGGAGCGGCGGTGTCCTCCTGTTGGACACATCAACCGCCTTCCGGGTTTACCGGCCCTACGGATGCGGTGTGCCTCCGGGTTTCGCTGGAGGCCGAAGCGACGGGCCGGATGGGGCGAAGGGCCGGGTATCCTCCCGCGCGCGGCCCGCCTATCATGGGACACCCCAACCGGGAACCGGTTTCCGTCCCCGATCGCCAGCTCCCGCCCGCCCATGTCCCTACGTCGCCGATTCCTCGGGGTTTACGGGGGCGGGATCCCCCGCGCCCCGGGTCTCCTGCTGGCCCTCCTGACGGTCGTGCCGCCGCTGGCGGCACAATCGGGTGCTCCCGGCGGCACGTGGCCCGTCTGGGGCGGAGACGCCGGGGCCACACGCTACACGGCCCTCGACCGGATCGACGCGGACAACGTGAGGGACCTGGAGGTGGTGTGGCGCTGGCGCATGGACGGGGAGGATCTCCCTCCCGAGCCGCGCAGCCAGACGGTGCCGTTGATGGTGGACGGGGTGCTGTACCTGACGGCGGGGCTCGACCGCGCCGTCGTGGCCCTGGATGCGGCGACGGGCACGACGCTGTGGACCTGGCACCCCGGGGAGGGCGTGCGCGCCGAGCGCGCGCCGCGGCGCAACTCGGGCCGAGGGGTCGCATCCTGGAGCGCGGACGGCGAACGCCGCATCGTGACGATCACACCGGGCTTCCACCTGGTCGCGCTCGATGCCGCCACCGGCCGCCCGGTGCCGGGCTTCGGTCGCGAGGGCGTGGTGGATCTGATGGAGGGCCTGCGCGTGCCTCCCGGTGTGGATCCCGTGGGCATGATCGGGAACAGCAGCCCGCCCGTGATCGCCAACGACGTGATCATCGTGGGACCGGCCTTCCAGACCGGCTTCCGTCCGCCGTCGATGGCCAACGTGAAGGGGGACATCC
Protein-coding regions in this window:
- a CDS encoding GNAT family N-acetyltransferase, whose protein sequence is METHRTGLGPTDVVVDRAIEADARAVARVARAAADDLTARHGSGPWSRAASETAALRGIEMSTVLVARSGQGVVGSLRLTEVEPVTIDPARFTPVRAPLYVVDVAVAPQAQRRGVGSALMAAARTAATRLGADALRLDAYDDPAGAGPFYLRCDFRPVGGGVHGGVALLYFEALLGR
- a CDS encoding glycosyltransferase family protein gives rise to the protein MSNGSYRIVFVVQGEGRGHLSQALALKELLEEAGHHVTGLLVGGGERRPLPDYFARRMQMEPVRFPSPLTVPGPDRTGVSVPRTTLYNLARAGAYRRAVEWIRGQVEDLRPDLVVNFYDALGGVALGSGRIPVVSVAHQYLLGHPGTPAPPFRPLELATFRLLNRASAPGATPRLALSFRDLPDGPTPHTRVVPPLLRRRVREAPVETADHLLVYVVNDGYGDAIARWHERNRHVLVHAFWDRPGAPEEERPHANLTFHRLSDTRFLELMRTCRGFVGTAGFESVAEALWLGKPVLVVPTGNQVEQAWNAREAVAAGAGIARRTFALDDFLAYLPDHRDVSTEFRGWVQRGGERIRAVLEDAAGARTADSGRAETARAE
- a CDS encoding thermonuclease family protein, coding for MIPRGGRDAHRALRRFAVLVLLAGPVELGAQTRPAAPAPDAPTRPCLVERIVDGDTLVCDDDERVRLIGIDAPERTQTPYGAHATAALAQWAPEGATVLLELDVAERDRYGRVLAYVWRERTLVNLALVESGVAFVTTVPPNVRYVELLTAAQTRARSGGLGFWGAAEPPCRPADHRQGRC